One stretch of Pseudomonas sp. NC02 DNA includes these proteins:
- a CDS encoding thioesterase family protein, with protein sequence MGWDLATPFIIDLQVGADDIDGLGHANNAVYVSWLERCAWRHSQRLGLDLSEYRRLDRAMAVVRHEIDYLAAGYEGDELQLATWIVDWDQRLKMTRRFQLVRPRDGATLLRAQTTFVCIELSSGKPKRMPSEFLEGYGPALQGELPASV encoded by the coding sequence ATGGGCTGGGATTTGGCAACGCCGTTTATCATCGATCTGCAGGTCGGTGCCGACGACATCGACGGTCTGGGGCACGCCAACAACGCCGTTTACGTGTCCTGGCTCGAACGCTGCGCCTGGCGCCATTCTCAGCGCTTGGGGCTGGACCTTAGCGAGTACCGCAGGCTGGATCGCGCGATGGCCGTGGTGCGTCATGAGATCGATTACCTCGCCGCCGGTTACGAGGGCGATGAGCTGCAGTTGGCGACCTGGATCGTCGACTGGGACCAGCGCCTGAAAATGACCCGACGCTTCCAGCTGGTACGCCCGCGTGATGGCGCTACCTTGCTGCGAGCGCAAACCACCTTTGTCTGCATCGAACTGTCCAGCGGCAAGCCCAAGCGCATGCCGTCGGAATTTCTTGAGGGTTATGGCCCTGCGCTGCAAGGCGAATTACCTGCCAGCGTCTGA
- a CDS encoding alpha/beta hydrolase, producing the protein MGTLKWIRGVNGTLGRLAPQTVASKMRRVFMTPRDLPPRDWELPLLAQSERITLRFGLSALKWGQGPAVLLMHGWEGRPTQFASLISALVDAGYSVVALDGPAHGRSPGREAHVLLFARAMLEAAAELPPLHAVVGHSMGGASAMLAVQLGLRTKALVSIAAPSRFLDVLRGFAGMVGLPARARSAFIQEVELTMGMPLKHLDVAHYQMNIPGLIVHAEDDTFVSVKACQVIHDAWFDSRLLRLEQGGHQKVLADPRVIEGVLALLAGRHVPERQTA; encoded by the coding sequence ATGGGCACGTTGAAATGGATTCGTGGCGTCAATGGCACCCTGGGCCGGCTGGCGCCGCAAACGGTGGCCAGCAAGATGCGTCGGGTGTTCATGACGCCTCGCGATTTGCCGCCCCGTGATTGGGAGCTGCCGCTGCTGGCGCAGTCCGAGCGCATCACTTTGCGTTTCGGCCTGTCGGCGCTGAAGTGGGGCCAGGGCCCTGCGGTGCTGTTGATGCACGGCTGGGAAGGGCGCCCGACGCAATTCGCCAGCCTGATCAGCGCATTGGTGGACGCGGGTTATTCGGTGGTTGCGCTGGACGGCCCGGCCCACGGGCGTTCGCCGGGGCGCGAAGCCCATGTGCTGCTGTTTGCCCGTGCCATGCTGGAAGCGGCTGCCGAACTGCCACCGCTGCATGCGGTTGTCGGTCACTCCATGGGTGGGGCCAGCGCGATGTTGGCGGTGCAGTTGGGCTTGCGCACCAAGGCGTTGGTCAGCATCGCCGCACCCTCGCGGTTTCTCGACGTACTGCGCGGCTTTGCCGGCATGGTCGGTTTGCCGGCGCGAGCGCGTTCGGCGTTTATCCAGGAGGTCGAGCTGACGATGGGCATGCCTCTCAAGCACCTCGATGTCGCCCACTATCAAATGAATATCCCGGGCCTGATCGTGCATGCCGAAGACGATACCTTCGTCTCGGTCAAGGCTTGCCAGGTCATCCATGACGCCTGGTTCGACAGCCGCCTGCTGCGCCTGGAGCAGGGCGGGCACCAGAAAGTGCTGGCGGATCCGCGTGTGATCGAAGGCGTGCTGGCGCTGCTGGCCGGCCGCCACGTGCCGGAGCGCCAAACCGCCTGA
- a CDS encoding tRNA-dihydrouridine synthase produces MQIALAPMEGLVDNILRDVLTRVGGIDWCVTEFIRVNDRLLTPAYFHKLAPELLHGAKTAAGVPLRVQLLGSDPVCLAENAALACELGSQVVDLNFGCPAKTVNKSRGGAVLLKEPELLNQIVEHVRRAVPAHIPVTAKMRLGFDSPDGALVCATALAEGGAAHIVVHARTKADGYKPPAHWEWIPRVQEVVKVPVFANGDIWSVEDWRRCREISGVEDIMLGRGLVARPDLARQIAAARAGEEVVEMTWAQMQPMLQEFWRQSVEQLTERQAPGRLKQWLAMLTRNYPEAVELFTLMRRETDLEQVGRLLGVPDSVALQN; encoded by the coding sequence ATGCAAATTGCTTTGGCGCCCATGGAGGGGTTGGTCGACAACATCCTGCGGGACGTGCTGACCCGGGTCGGTGGTATTGATTGGTGCGTGACCGAGTTCATCCGGGTCAACGACCGCCTGCTGACGCCTGCCTATTTCCACAAACTCGCCCCTGAGTTGCTGCACGGTGCCAAGACCGCTGCCGGCGTGCCGCTGCGTGTGCAGTTACTCGGTTCAGACCCGGTGTGTTTGGCGGAAAACGCCGCCCTGGCGTGTGAGCTGGGCTCTCAGGTGGTTGACCTCAACTTCGGTTGCCCGGCCAAGACCGTGAACAAGTCCCGTGGCGGTGCGGTGCTGCTCAAGGAGCCGGAGCTGCTTAACCAGATCGTCGAACACGTACGGCGTGCGGTGCCGGCACATATTCCCGTCACGGCCAAGATGCGCCTGGGCTTCGACAGCCCCGACGGTGCCCTGGTGTGCGCCACGGCCCTGGCCGAAGGCGGCGCAGCGCATATCGTGGTGCATGCCCGCACCAAGGCTGATGGCTACAAACCTCCGGCGCACTGGGAGTGGATCCCGCGTGTGCAAGAGGTGGTCAAGGTGCCAGTGTTCGCCAACGGTGATATCTGGAGCGTTGAAGACTGGCGGCGGTGTCGCGAAATCAGTGGTGTCGAAGACATCATGCTCGGTCGCGGCCTGGTGGCCCGTCCCGACCTGGCCCGGCAGATTGCTGCCGCGCGGGCCGGGGAAGAGGTGGTCGAGATGACTTGGGCGCAGATGCAACCCATGCTCCAGGAATTCTGGCGGCAATCCGTTGAGCAATTGACCGAGCGCCAGGCGCCGGGACGCTTGAAGCAATGGCTGGCGATGCTGACCCGCAACTATCCCGAAGCAGTTGAACTATTTACGCTGATGCGGCGGGAAACCGACCTGGAGCAGGTAGGACGATTGTTAGGGGTGCCTGATTCGGTTGCGCTGCAAAATTGA